In Ectothiorhodosinus mongolicus, one DNA window encodes the following:
- a CDS encoding MFS transporter translates to MGFNRWGTTPFFYNKWGRTPFLRAHPLAVIVFAQVCGTSLWFSINGVWLGMADTLALSHNDLGRLTLAVQAGFITGTLILAVSGLADRFRASRIFLTACLLGALVNAAFVWVAGDPALNTLLRFLTGMALGGIYPLGMKLVISWTPKHTGAALSWLVGMLTLGTALPHLLLAASFDLHWQWPLLASSVLALVGGLVIYGLGEGEHLPARSPRVSLKQGLAALRSRRFLAVAGGYFGHCWELYAFWMLAPLLVAVQVMRLEWSASWVPWLAFAIIGIGLWGCVMGGWLSRHWGSYSVARIALVVSGALCLLYPLLTHLPPLVLIALLLIWGFMVIADSPQFSAMAAASAPQDRVGASLAVMNAIGFALTIPPIYITSLWWTSLQDYVIWLLLPGPILGLIALHRYSHSGE, encoded by the coding sequence ATGGGATTTAACCGATGGGGTACGACCCCATTTTTTTACAACAAATGGGGTCGCACCCCATTTCTTAGGGCACACCCGTTAGCGGTGATCGTCTTTGCCCAGGTCTGCGGCACCTCGCTGTGGTTTAGCATCAACGGCGTTTGGCTGGGCATGGCGGACACCTTAGCGCTGAGTCACAACGATCTGGGTCGGCTCACGCTGGCCGTGCAAGCCGGATTCATTACGGGCACTTTGATACTCGCCGTCAGCGGCCTAGCCGACCGATTTCGCGCCAGCCGCATCTTCCTCACAGCTTGCCTTCTTGGCGCGCTCGTCAACGCGGCCTTCGTCTGGGTAGCCGGCGACCCCGCGCTTAACACGCTGCTGCGGTTTCTGACTGGAATGGCTCTGGGCGGCATTTATCCGCTGGGCATGAAGCTGGTGATCAGCTGGACGCCGAAACACACGGGCGCTGCGCTCAGCTGGCTGGTGGGCATGCTGACCCTTGGCACGGCCTTGCCGCACCTGCTTCTGGCAGCCAGCTTTGACCTGCATTGGCAGTGGCCTCTCTTAGCATCATCTGTCTTAGCACTTGTCGGCGGCCTGGTGATTTATGGGCTAGGGGAGGGCGAGCATCTACCCGCACGCAGCCCACGGGTGAGCCTAAAACAAGGCCTGGCAGCACTGCGCTCGAGGCGATTCCTCGCTGTGGCAGGCGGGTATTTTGGGCATTGTTGGGAGTTATACGCTTTCTGGATGCTGGCGCCGCTGTTGGTGGCAGTGCAAGTCATGCGCCTTGAATGGAGCGCATCTTGGGTGCCCTGGCTGGCTTTTGCCATCATTGGCATTGGGCTGTGGGGCTGTGTGATGGGTGGCTGGCTGAGCCGGCACTGGGGCAGCTATTCCGTGGCGCGCATCGCCCTCGTTGTCTCCGGTGCGCTGTGCTTGTTGTACCCCTTGCTCACCCACCTGCCGCCTCTAGTGCTGATCGCGTTATTGCTGATTTGGGGCTTTATGGTTATCGCTGACTCGCCACAATTCTCGGCTATGGCTGCTGCCAGCGCCCCTCAGGACCGCGTGGGCGCCTCGCTCGCGGTGATGAATGCTATCGGCTTTGCTCTCACCATCCCACCCATCTACATCACCAGCCTGTGGTGGACTAGCCTGCAAGACTACGTCATCTGGCTGTTATTGCCCGGCCCGATCTTGGGCCTCATCGCCTTGCATCGGTACTCTCATTCGGGTGAATAA
- the rlmKL gene encoding bifunctional 23S rRNA (guanine(2069)-N(7))-methyltransferase RlmK/23S rRNA (guanine(2445)-N(2))-methyltransferase RlmL, whose product MAPVKAPHKRTAGHKIERNHLNMRHFFATAPHGLEELLAAELKSLGLEEVRVQRGGVAFTGSLSAGYRACLWSRLANRVLLSLTQFRAQDDQELYQGVQNINWAEHLRPEATLAVNFTGVRAHISHSRFAEQRVKDAVVDQMRERTGARPSVDIEHPDLRINVHMVEDAVTVAIDLAGESLHRRGYRQHGRAAPLKENLAAAMLIRANWPELAAKGGGFVDPMCGSGTLLIEAAWMASDSAPGLMRTRFGFRGWLGHDDAAWKELLDEALERQERGLHTMPMIMGFDQDEQAVAATREHLQRAGLADRVMVERREIAQARPPEGSPPGLVATNPPYGERLGENHELMPLYLRLGQTLKSHFGGWRAIVLNGAGCQLGLKPEKSWQMFNGPIECRLERFEIAEHAGSQDHAPAQDLVNRLLKNQRQLKKWLTREGVGCYRVYDADIPEYALAVDIYETDEGRWLHVQEYAAPASIDPHRAQARLRAALSVLPETLDTDPAQLVLKVRQRQRGVSQYRRLNEQGRMLEVREGPCRLWVNLTDYLDTGLFLDHRPVRTWIGENARGKRFLNLFCYTGAATIHAALGGASATTSVDLSPTYLDWTQENLNLNQCNSPRHQLGRADCREWLNQCRESFDLIFLDPPSFSNSKRMEGDLDIQRDHAELIRAAASLLSPNGILIFSNNRRGFKLDPALSQEFRIEDRSAWSIPADFKRHQRIHQCWFIHPNESTDARR is encoded by the coding sequence ATGGCTCCAGTCAAAGCGCCTCACAAACGCACCGCTGGCCACAAGATCGAGCGTAACCACCTAAATATGCGTCACTTTTTTGCAACCGCCCCGCATGGACTAGAAGAACTTCTGGCTGCCGAGCTGAAATCCCTGGGTCTTGAGGAGGTGCGCGTACAGCGCGGTGGCGTGGCCTTTACCGGAAGCTTGTCAGCAGGCTATCGAGCGTGTTTGTGGTCGCGGCTGGCCAATCGTGTCCTGCTCTCGCTGACGCAATTTCGCGCTCAAGATGATCAAGAGCTTTATCAGGGCGTACAGAACATCAACTGGGCGGAGCACTTGCGACCCGAGGCCACGCTTGCGGTGAACTTCACCGGGGTACGCGCGCACATCAGCCACAGCCGCTTCGCCGAACAGCGAGTCAAAGACGCCGTGGTGGATCAGATGCGGGAACGCACGGGCGCTCGGCCGTCGGTGGATATTGAGCACCCCGACCTGCGCATTAACGTACACATGGTTGAGGATGCGGTCACGGTGGCCATTGATTTGGCCGGCGAGAGTCTACACCGGCGCGGTTATCGCCAGCATGGGCGCGCGGCACCGCTGAAAGAAAACCTGGCGGCTGCCATGTTGATTCGGGCGAACTGGCCTGAGCTGGCGGCCAAAGGCGGCGGATTTGTTGATCCGATGTGCGGCTCTGGCACCTTGCTAATCGAAGCCGCCTGGATGGCCAGTGACAGCGCACCCGGTCTTATGCGCACGCGTTTTGGCTTTCGGGGCTGGCTCGGCCATGATGATGCCGCTTGGAAAGAACTTCTAGACGAGGCGCTGGAGCGGCAGGAGCGCGGCCTGCATACCATGCCGATGATCATGGGGTTCGATCAGGATGAACAAGCGGTGGCAGCTACGCGTGAACATCTGCAACGCGCTGGTCTGGCAGATCGGGTCATGGTGGAGCGCCGCGAAATCGCTCAGGCTCGACCGCCCGAAGGGTCACCTCCCGGGTTAGTCGCCACCAATCCGCCCTACGGCGAACGTTTGGGCGAGAATCATGAGCTCATGCCGCTTTATCTGCGTTTGGGTCAGACCCTGAAAAGCCATTTCGGGGGATGGCGGGCGATTGTACTTAATGGCGCTGGTTGTCAGCTGGGGCTTAAGCCCGAGAAGAGCTGGCAGATGTTTAATGGTCCCATCGAATGCCGGCTGGAGCGTTTCGAGATTGCTGAACACGCCGGCAGTCAAGATCATGCACCCGCCCAAGATCTGGTGAATCGCCTGTTGAAAAATCAGCGGCAGCTGAAAAAATGGCTGACGCGTGAAGGTGTTGGCTGTTACCGCGTTTATGATGCGGATATCCCGGAATATGCCCTAGCCGTCGACATTTACGAGACGGATGAGGGACGCTGGCTGCATGTGCAGGAATATGCTGCCCCGGCCAGTATCGATCCGCATCGCGCTCAAGCCCGACTGCGCGCTGCTCTAAGTGTTCTTCCCGAGACGCTAGATACGGATCCTGCCCAACTGGTGCTCAAAGTCCGGCAACGCCAGCGCGGCGTAAGCCAGTATCGGCGCTTGAATGAACAAGGCCGAATGTTAGAGGTGCGCGAGGGTCCGTGCCGACTTTGGGTGAACTTGACGGATTATTTGGACACGGGGCTGTTTTTGGATCATCGGCCGGTGCGCACCTGGATTGGGGAGAATGCCCGCGGTAAGCGCTTCTTGAATTTGTTTTGTTATACCGGCGCGGCGACCATCCATGCGGCCTTGGGAGGCGCCAGTGCTACCACCAGTGTGGATCTATCCCCCACCTATCTGGACTGGACGCAGGAAAATTTAAATCTCAATCAATGCAATAGCCCCCGTCACCAATTGGGTCGCGCCGACTGTCGGGAATGGCTTAACCAGTGTCGGGAATCTTTTGATCTGATTTTTCTCGACCCGCCCAGCTTTTCGAACTCTAAGCGCATGGAGGGTGACTTGGATATTCAGCGTGACCATGCCGAGCTGATTCGTGCTGCCGCGAGCCTATTGAGCCCCAATGGAATCCTCATTTTTTCCAACAACCGCCGCGGCTTTAAACTCGACCCTGCGCTCTCGCAAGAGTTTCGCATTGAGGATCGCAGCGCTTGGTCAATTCCGGCCGATTTCAAGCGCCATCAGCGCATCCACCAATGCTGGTTTATTCACCCGAATGAGAGTACCGATGCAAGGCGATGA
- a CDS encoding DNA-3-methyladenine glycosylase I has protein sequence MANDIKRCAWCAQVPELIHYHDTEWGFPVYDDQHLFEKICLEIFQCGLSWRTVLEKRSRLRLVFHGFEHERMARMTDDDVERLMQDAGIIRHRGKIRAVIHNAARVPRLLEEEGSLASFIWRFAPDDSVAHVPQSVTTSPESLALAKALKSRGWKFVGPTNMYAFMQSMGLINDHETDCAIRDQVFQARAALNS, from the coding sequence ATGGCGAACGATATAAAGCGCTGCGCTTGGTGCGCGCAGGTACCGGAATTAATTCACTACCATGACACTGAGTGGGGCTTTCCGGTTTACGACGATCAGCACTTGTTTGAAAAGATATGTCTCGAGATTTTTCAATGCGGCTTGAGTTGGCGAACGGTATTGGAAAAACGCTCGAGACTGCGCCTGGTCTTTCACGGCTTTGAGCATGAGCGCATGGCTAGGATGACAGACGATGATGTCGAGCGTCTGATGCAAGATGCCGGCATCATTCGTCATCGCGGCAAGATTCGCGCGGTGATTCACAACGCGGCACGGGTGCCACGTTTATTAGAGGAGGAGGGCTCGCTCGCGAGTTTTATTTGGCGCTTTGCACCCGATGATTCAGTGGCGCATGTACCTCAAAGCGTCACAACCTCGCCTGAGTCGTTAGCTCTAGCGAAGGCCCTAAAAAGCCGCGGTTGGAAGTTTGTGGGCCCCACCAATATGTATGCCTTCATGCAATCGATGGGTTTGATCAATGATCACGAGACCGATTGCGCTATCCGAGACCAGGTATTTCAGGCCAGGGCGGCGCTTAATTCATAA
- a CDS encoding heavy metal translocating P-type ATPase, which yields MNAPAKPLATHALTIEGMHCASCVGRVERALQAVPGVVQAHVNLATERATVTGTADIDALIAAIDGVGYDARIPQAVSEDNTLAERREAEATTLRRDVVIAAALTLPVFALEMGSHIIPAVHHLIMSTIGMQTSWLIQFVLTALVMAFPGIRFYTHGFPALARGAPDMNSLVAVGTMAAFLYSVVATFAPELLPPGTVNVYYEPAAVIVTLILLGRWLEARAKGRTSQAIQRLIGLQAKTARVRRDGVCLDIPVADVQPGDVIELRPGERVPVDGEVIEGESYVDESMITGEPVPVEKRAGAMVVGGTVNQTGALALRATAVGADTMLAQIIRLVESAQGAKLPIQAIVDQVTLWFVPAVITVALITFMIWFSFGPAPALTFGLVNAVAVLIIACPCAMGLATPTSIMVGTGRGAETGVLFRKGEALQLLKEARVVAFDKTGTLTEGAPKLTDLELADGFERNTVLAQIAAVEAKSEHPIGRAIVEAAHGLTLPDVTQFEGITGFGVAAQAGGARVEIGADRYMARLGLDVGIFAETAARMGDEGKTPLYAAIDGKLAAIIAVADPIKSQTPEAIRTLHHLGLKVAMVTGDNQRTADAIARQLGIDHVVAEVLPEGKLVAVRDLKAAHGRLAFVGDGINDAPALAEADVGLAIGTGTDVAIEAADVVLMSGSLRGVPNAIALSKATIRNIRQNLFWAFAYNTALIPVAAGVLWPAFGILLSPIFAAGAMALSSLFVLGNALRLRNWSAPMTLK from the coding sequence ATGAATGCTCCCGCCAAACCTCTTGCTACCCACGCCCTGACCATTGAAGGGATGCACTGTGCGTCTTGTGTCGGACGCGTCGAACGCGCACTGCAAGCCGTGCCAGGTGTGGTACAAGCCCATGTCAACCTAGCGACAGAGCGCGCGACGGTCACAGGGACTGCCGATATCGACGCTTTGATCGCGGCGATTGATGGCGTCGGCTATGACGCGCGTATTCCCCAGGCTGTTTCCGAAGACAATACGCTCGCCGAACGTCGCGAGGCTGAGGCCACAACTCTGCGACGCGACGTGGTGATCGCGGCAGCATTAACCCTGCCCGTGTTCGCACTCGAAATGGGCTCTCACATTATCCCGGCAGTACATCACCTGATCATGTCCACGATCGGGATGCAGACCAGCTGGCTGATCCAATTCGTGCTCACCGCATTGGTTATGGCTTTTCCCGGTATTCGTTTTTACACGCACGGCTTTCCCGCACTCGCACGTGGGGCTCCCGATATGAACAGTCTCGTCGCCGTCGGCACGATGGCGGCGTTTCTCTACTCAGTGGTTGCCACTTTTGCGCCCGAGTTACTGCCGCCGGGCACTGTCAATGTCTACTATGAACCAGCCGCTGTGATCGTGACCTTGATCCTGCTGGGACGCTGGTTAGAGGCGCGTGCCAAGGGGCGCACCTCGCAGGCGATTCAGCGGTTGATCGGCCTACAAGCGAAAACCGCAAGGGTGCGGCGCGATGGCGTTTGTCTGGATATCCCGGTGGCAGATGTCCAACCTGGCGATGTGATTGAGTTACGCCCGGGCGAACGTGTGCCGGTGGATGGCGAAGTCATCGAGGGCGAGAGCTATGTCGATGAGTCAATGATTACGGGCGAGCCTGTGCCAGTGGAAAAGCGTGCGGGCGCGATGGTGGTGGGTGGCACGGTCAATCAGACTGGTGCGTTGGCCTTACGTGCCACCGCTGTTGGGGCTGACACCATGTTGGCGCAGATTATCCGCTTAGTAGAATCCGCCCAAGGTGCGAAGCTGCCGATTCAAGCGATCGTGGACCAGGTAACCCTCTGGTTCGTACCTGCTGTGATCACAGTCGCTCTAATCACATTCATGATCTGGTTCAGTTTTGGCCCTGCCCCGGCGCTGACTTTCGGGCTGGTCAACGCGGTCGCGGTACTGATCATTGCCTGCCCCTGCGCCATGGGGCTGGCTACGCCCACCTCGATTATGGTGGGAACAGGCCGCGGCGCCGAGACGGGCGTGCTGTTTCGCAAGGGTGAGGCGCTGCAACTCTTAAAGGAAGCGCGCGTGGTGGCTTTCGATAAGACCGGCACACTAACCGAGGGCGCACCCAAGCTGACCGATCTGGAACTGGCTGACGGATTTGAGCGCAACACAGTGCTGGCGCAGATTGCGGCGGTCGAGGCCAAATCTGAACACCCCATTGGGCGTGCTATCGTAGAGGCGGCGCATGGACTCACGCTGCCTGATGTCACCCAATTTGAGGGCATCACCGGTTTTGGCGTTGCCGCACAGGCCGGGGGCGCGCGCGTCGAGATCGGGGCAGATCGCTACATGGCCCGCCTTGGCCTTGACGTGGGTATATTCGCGGAAACGGCGGCGCGCATGGGCGATGAGGGCAAGACGCCGCTCTATGCCGCCATTGACGGAAAACTCGCCGCGATTATCGCCGTGGCCGACCCCATTAAATCGCAAACGCCCGAAGCCATCCGCACGCTGCATCATCTTGGGCTGAAGGTCGCTATGGTTACCGGTGACAATCAACGCACTGCGGACGCCATCGCGCGCCAGCTTGGCATTGACCATGTAGTCGCCGAGGTCCTGCCCGAAGGCAAACTGGTTGCCGTGCGCGACCTGAAAGCGGCGCATGGGCGGCTGGCATTCGTGGGTGATGGTATCAATGATGCCCCGGCGCTGGCCGAGGCGGATGTCGGGCTCGCTATCGGCACCGGCACCGATGTCGCCATCGAGGCTGCCGATGTGGTGCTCATGTCGGGCTCTCTGCGCGGTGTGCCCAATGCGATTGCACTGTCGAAAGCGACTATTCGCAATATCCGGCAAAACTTGTTCTGGGCATTTGCGTATAACACCGCGCTGATCCCTGTTGCCGCCGGGGTGCTTTGGCCCGCCTTTGGCATCCTGCTCTCACCCATCTTTGCGGCCGGGGCGATGGCATTGTCCTCGCTCTTCGTCCTGGGCAACGCCTTGCGCTTACGCAACTGGTCCGCACCCATGACCCTCAAATAG
- a CDS encoding FAD-binding domain-containing protein codes for MTDLNPTRAAGEELLAAFAPKMGRHYANGRNTDHGPGEHNAVSMLSPYIRRRLVLESDVVAAALAAHGPEDTEKFVQEVIWRGYFKGWLERRPQVWASYRNGLDADLAILERNRRLRRDVDRAMAGQTGLACFDAWATELVETGYLHNHARMWFASIWIFTLGLPWRLGADFFFRHLLDGDAASNTLGWRWVAGLHTRGKPYAADAQNIATFTAGRFTPRRSELAEVTQGLEATEPDGLPPVLPLRPVTLPQPGRSTALLITDEDCRVEDFDLAALDIRAAAKLMAGHLRSPLPVSELVLRFEDGALADATARAGISTVEMQANDPVGLVRWAAGAGATQIVTPYVTRGPLRDWLDEATPALAKEGITLCEWQRDWDTAIWPHATAGFFKVKRNIPRILEQMSLA; via the coding sequence ATGACAGACTTGAACCCGACCCGCGCCGCCGGCGAAGAACTCTTGGCAGCTTTCGCTCCCAAAATGGGGCGGCATTACGCTAACGGCCGCAATACTGACCATGGCCCGGGCGAACACAACGCCGTATCTATGCTATCTCCTTATATCCGGCGCAGATTGGTGCTGGAATCTGATGTGGTCGCAGCAGCGCTCGCCGCGCATGGGCCGGAGGACACCGAAAAGTTTGTGCAAGAGGTGATCTGGCGGGGCTATTTCAAGGGTTGGCTCGAACGGCGCCCACAGGTCTGGGCCAGCTATCGCAACGGACTGGATGCCGATCTGGCCATTCTTGAGCGTAACCGCCGCCTACGCCGTGATGTGGATCGCGCGATGGCTGGGCAAACGGGTTTGGCGTGCTTTGACGCTTGGGCCACCGAACTGGTGGAAACCGGTTATCTCCACAATCACGCACGGATGTGGTTCGCCTCCATCTGGATTTTTACGCTAGGGCTGCCGTGGCGGCTGGGGGCTGATTTCTTTTTTCGCCACCTGCTTGATGGCGATGCCGCCTCGAACACGCTGGGTTGGCGTTGGGTGGCGGGGCTCCATACGCGCGGCAAGCCCTATGCGGCCGATGCGCAGAATATCGCGACCTTCACAGCCGGTCGGTTCACCCCGCGCCGCAGCGAACTGGCCGAGGTCACCCAAGGGCTGGAGGCAACCGAACCTGACGGCCTGCCCCCCGTGTTGCCACTGCGCCCAGTCACGCTGCCGCAACCTGGCCGCTCGACGGCCTTATTGATCACTGACGAGGATTGCCGAGTAGAGGATTTCGACCTTGCGGCATTGGATATCCGCGCGGCGGCTAAGCTCATGGCGGGTCATCTGCGATCCCCTCTGCCTGTATCTGAACTTGTCCTGCGGTTTGAGGATGGCGCATTGGCTGATGCCACTGCACGTGCTGGTATCTCGACGGTAGAGATGCAGGCAAACGACCCCGTCGGCTTAGTAAGATGGGCGGCAGGTGCGGGCGCCACGCAGATCGTAACGCCATATGTTACGCGCGGCCCGTTGCGAGATTGGTTGGATGAAGCCACCCCGGCTTTGGCGAAGGAAGGCATAACCCTGTGCGAATGGCAGCGAGATTGGGATACCGCGATTTGGCCTCATGCTACGGCAGGATTTTTCAAGGTCAAACGGAACATCCCGCGTATTCTTGAGCAGATGTCATTAGCATGA
- a CDS encoding DUF1820 family protein, translating into MSKSKSIYKVRFVNQGNVYEVFARKVYASDLMGFVTIEELIFGERSAIVVDPSEEKLKNEFAAVKRSLIPMHAVIRIDEVEKEGPARISELGTNVTAFPANYLPAGTEPTKKGS; encoded by the coding sequence ATGAGTAAGAGCAAAAGTATCTACAAGGTGCGATTCGTGAATCAGGGCAATGTCTATGAGGTCTTTGCCCGCAAGGTCTACGCGTCCGATCTCATGGGATTTGTGACCATTGAGGAGCTAATCTTCGGTGAGCGCAGCGCCATCGTCGTCGACCCTTCGGAAGAAAAGCTCAAGAATGAGTTCGCCGCGGTCAAACGCAGCCTGATCCCCATGCACGCGGTCATTCGCATTGACGAGGTCGAAAAGGAGGGTCCGGCGCGCATCTCCGAGCTCGGCACCAACGTGACCGCCTTCCCGGCTAACTACTTGCCTGCCGGCACAGAGCCCACCAAAAAAGGCAGCTGA
- a CDS encoding sodium:solute symporter family protein produces MNVQETAILAPQTAWILIGLFTLLYVGLGWFFGRHDKELDQFVLAGRKVGLAVGTATAMATWVTSNTTMMAPQLAYQMGVWGMIGYSLGAVGLLLFAPLAKRIRVLMPHGYTSGDFVRLRYGNVAWRVFLAISIFYSFGWLVSLGMAGGVLTHALSGIPYWQGMTVILGACVAYTLIGGFRAVIGTDFIQSILILVGLIVLAWMVIGGIGFDEIHFSLQLERPELLSLLMPAAIMFLFNNLLFGMGEIFHSNVWWTRAYSFREGVGLWAYLLAGIFWAPIPIVAGFIALAGPALGTNIPAADMVGPIVASELLGVTGAVIVLIMVFAALASSLDSLLAATAMLVVRDIYQRHFKPLASADHLRTATKVTIVLLGVMTWLLCLPRITTLAELLHFTGAFVASTIWPIAAGLYWQRTNKLGATLAMVLGSAAGLWAYFAIGFYVAALVGAAVSMILVLVTTWLWPQRFEWETLKEPPPAP; encoded by the coding sequence ATGAATGTCCAGGAAACCGCTATCCTGGCGCCGCAAACGGCCTGGATTCTGATCGGTTTATTCACCCTTTTATATGTCGGCCTGGGCTGGTTTTTTGGTCGCCACGACAAAGAGCTGGATCAGTTCGTGCTGGCCGGGCGCAAAGTGGGCTTGGCGGTCGGCACAGCCACGGCGATGGCCACTTGGGTGACCAGCAACACGACCATGATGGCGCCGCAGCTGGCCTATCAAATGGGCGTTTGGGGAATGATCGGCTATTCCTTGGGCGCGGTGGGTTTGTTGCTATTTGCGCCGCTGGCGAAACGCATCCGGGTGTTAATGCCGCATGGTTATACCAGTGGCGATTTCGTGCGGCTGCGCTATGGCAATGTGGCTTGGCGGGTGTTCCTGGCAATCTCGATTTTCTACAGCTTTGGCTGGTTAGTGAGCCTGGGTATGGCCGGCGGCGTTCTCACCCATGCGCTATCAGGGATCCCCTACTGGCAGGGGATGACGGTGATTTTAGGTGCCTGCGTGGCCTATACGCTGATCGGCGGATTTCGCGCGGTCATCGGCACGGACTTTATTCAGTCCATCCTCATATTGGTGGGTTTGATCGTGCTGGCATGGATGGTGATTGGCGGCATTGGGTTTGATGAGATTCATTTCAGCTTGCAGCTCGAGCGCCCGGAGCTGCTGTCTTTGTTGATGCCGGCGGCGATTATGTTTTTGTTTAATAACCTGCTGTTTGGCATGGGTGAGATTTTCCACTCCAATGTATGGTGGACGCGGGCTTATTCGTTCCGCGAGGGTGTGGGGCTTTGGGCCTATCTGCTGGCCGGGATTTTCTGGGCGCCGATTCCGATTGTGGCTGGTTTTATCGCGCTAGCGGGGCCGGCTCTGGGTACCAACATCCCGGCTGCTGACATGGTGGGGCCGATTGTGGCTTCTGAGTTACTCGGAGTCACTGGCGCAGTGATTGTGCTGATTATGGTATTCGCTGCCCTCGCCTCTTCGCTGGATTCACTGTTGGCGGCCACCGCGATGCTGGTGGTGCGTGATATTTATCAGCGCCACTTCAAGCCCTTAGCCAGCGCCGATCATCTGCGCACGGCCACCAAGGTGACGATCGTACTACTGGGGGTCATGACTTGGCTGTTGTGTTTGCCGCGCATCACGACTTTAGCCGAGCTTTTGCATTTCACTGGAGCATTCGTCGCCAGCACGATTTGGCCGATCGCGGCCGGGCTGTATTGGCAGCGTACCAATAAGTTGGGGGCCACTTTGGCCATGGTACTGGGAAGTGCCGCAGGCCTTTGGGCGTATTTTGCGATTGGCTTTTATGTCGCTGCGCTAGTGGGGGCTGCAGTGTCGATGATCTTGGTACTTGTGACGACTTGGCTATGGCCGCAGCGTTTTGAGTGGGAGACCCTCAAAGAACCACCGCCGGCGCCTTAA